From the Chloroflexus aurantiacus J-10-fl genome, one window contains:
- a CDS encoding PP2C family serine/threonine-protein phosphatase gives MATHKRGQCRICGKATGAAQQVCPHCGAPLSVLPEQVIVTGERQLTLTADTISLRDLLVIVEAGVAFWRQQYENSAGVARDQAAQALNELSQILASLAQQIRQGRETVRITTRLPAQRRYPLACPHCGRGNRAGARFCVSCGAALQPPWQATPLPPPLQAEIAVRSHTGQVRSLNEDTVYAGRFSLGDEPLGYLLLVADGMGGAAAGEVASQLASETIKSFLQRELNTTLPTTDDDWLSLLRAAVQTAHRQIVAAAHSDPQRAGMGTTLTLALIIHRRAYIAHVGDSRAYLITPGTGDETPVWHQLTTDHTIVARLVDIGQLSPEEARTHPQRHILYRSLGADQPLEIDTLVQPLATGDVLMLCSDGLFNHVTDEELAQMAIVHEPGLAVSGLIDLANQRGGSDNISIVLARFTGIPATT, from the coding sequence GTGGCAACGCACAAGCGCGGGCAATGCAGAATCTGTGGCAAAGCAACCGGGGCTGCACAACAGGTATGCCCTCATTGTGGTGCCCCGCTGTCAGTATTACCCGAACAGGTGATTGTAACCGGCGAGCGACAACTCACCCTTACTGCCGATACGATCAGTCTGCGTGATCTGCTGGTGATCGTGGAAGCAGGAGTTGCTTTCTGGCGTCAGCAATACGAGAACTCTGCCGGTGTCGCCCGCGATCAGGCAGCCCAGGCGCTGAACGAACTCTCGCAGATTCTGGCCAGTCTGGCACAACAAATCCGACAAGGACGCGAAACAGTACGGATCACAACCCGCCTACCGGCGCAACGACGCTATCCGCTGGCCTGTCCCCATTGTGGTCGTGGCAACCGTGCCGGTGCCCGCTTCTGTGTTTCGTGTGGGGCAGCCCTGCAACCACCGTGGCAGGCCACTCCGCTACCACCACCCCTGCAAGCCGAGATTGCCGTGCGAAGCCACACCGGACAGGTGCGTTCGCTGAACGAAGACACGGTGTACGCCGGCAGGTTTAGCCTGGGTGACGAACCGCTTGGCTATTTACTGCTGGTTGCTGATGGCATGGGGGGAGCGGCAGCCGGTGAAGTTGCCTCACAACTGGCAAGTGAAACAATCAAGAGCTTTCTGCAACGGGAACTTAACACGACATTACCCACAACCGACGATGACTGGTTATCGTTGCTGCGAGCAGCCGTGCAGACAGCACACCGACAGATTGTTGCCGCAGCACACAGCGATCCTCAGCGTGCCGGTATGGGAACAACCTTGACCCTGGCGCTGATCATTCATCGCCGGGCATACATTGCCCATGTCGGTGATAGCCGTGCGTACCTGATTACCCCTGGAACAGGTGATGAGACCCCGGTCTGGCATCAGCTTACAACAGACCACACCATCGTGGCACGTCTGGTCGATATTGGTCAGCTTAGCCCGGAAGAAGCCCGCACTCACCCGCAACGCCACATCCTTTACCGCTCACTGGGAGCCGATCAACCTCTGGAAATTGATACGCTGGTTCAACCATTGGCGACCGGGGATGTGCTGATGCTCTGCTCAGATGGGTTGTTCAACCATGTGACCGATGAGGAGCTGGCGCAGATGGCTATCGTGCACGAGCCGGGTCTGGCGGTGAGTGGATTGATAGACCTGGCTAATCAACGGGGTGGGAGCGACAACATTTCAATTGTCCTGGCTCGTTTCACTGGCATACCTGCAACAACATAG
- a CDS encoding FHA domain-containing protein, whose product MAPAQPSVCPFCQAPLGRSDARFCPACGRSLPVPAATGPSTIITTGSATLHISEPGVERDVVLGVQPLTIGRAPDNDIVLQSRFVSGRHARIEPNGQGHRIVDVGSRNGLLFAGQRITMRELADGDVLRIGDPATGNFVSLTYHNTALTTTAALREVPSRFPLDPNDPEITIGRIGCDIILDNPQVSRFHARLDRAPGGGVLLRDMGSTNGTFVNGQRVTAPVVLKPGDVIQIGAFKLVYNVTSLDRYDQRGALRIDARNLSRVVSRNGVQRVILHDVSLSIAPREFVAIVGGSGTGKSTLMKALCGYAPADQGEVLVNGDDFYRNFAAYRSVLGYVPQDDILHRTLVVQRALEYAARLRLPADTTDQEIVARIERVLDDVEMSAHRDKSIEALSGGQRKRVSIGAELLADPSLFFLDEPTSGLDPGLEKKMMYTLRRLADSGRTVVLVTHATANITQCDHVIFMAGNGRMVFFGPPAAALNFFQITSGDFADIYTKIEGVATADHPVVRQDLRAEYEAWQAAHPQAASPPSLAELWEMRYRQSALYRQYVAERLAATPAGPHVESGQTSQTTQRISAWRQFGLLTRRYLDLMLQDRRNLLILLLQAPIIALLLLLVARSDALTGVQAQDLIQRGEAKKVLFMLATVSVWFGIINAAREITKEQAVYRRERLVNLQIGPYLFSKVTVLSLLILVQTIVLLGMLLFKVALPGETGILLPPLIETFLTLFLSSGAGMALGLAISAASATPDRAISLVPFALIPQILFAGLIFAIEGLATPLSWLTISRWSMDALGASLDLNRLCDLPNTDDQGSIPAGCTPGFLEIEAAFTHDPLHLIGRWAALLGYAGICLLITAWLLRRRDRVI is encoded by the coding sequence GTGGCACCCGCTCAACCGTCAGTGTGTCCCTTTTGTCAGGCCCCACTAGGCCGTTCGGATGCGCGATTTTGCCCCGCATGTGGTCGATCACTGCCAGTTCCGGCAGCGACCGGTCCCTCTACCATCATCACCACCGGTAGTGCGACACTCCATATCAGCGAGCCAGGTGTAGAACGTGATGTTGTCTTAGGCGTACAACCGCTAACCATTGGTCGGGCGCCCGACAACGACATTGTCCTGCAATCGCGTTTTGTCAGTGGTCGGCACGCTCGTATCGAGCCGAATGGACAGGGGCATCGCATTGTTGATGTTGGCAGTCGTAATGGCCTGCTGTTCGCCGGTCAACGCATTACGATGCGTGAACTGGCCGATGGCGATGTATTGCGCATCGGTGATCCGGCTACAGGTAATTTTGTCTCACTGACGTATCACAATACGGCTCTGACCACAACCGCAGCTTTGCGCGAAGTCCCCAGCCGTTTTCCGCTCGATCCCAACGATCCGGAGATCACGATTGGTCGCATTGGTTGCGACATCATTCTCGATAATCCGCAAGTTTCACGCTTTCACGCCCGGCTTGATCGCGCCCCTGGTGGTGGCGTGCTATTGCGCGATATGGGCAGTACCAACGGTACATTTGTGAATGGTCAGCGGGTAACCGCGCCAGTCGTGCTCAAGCCGGGAGACGTAATCCAGATCGGGGCATTCAAGCTGGTGTACAACGTCACCAGCCTTGATCGCTACGATCAGCGTGGTGCGCTCAGGATCGATGCGCGTAACCTGTCGCGCGTGGTCAGTCGTAACGGAGTACAACGTGTCATCTTGCATGACGTATCACTTTCGATTGCACCGCGCGAATTCGTGGCGATTGTCGGTGGCTCTGGCACCGGCAAGAGCACATTAATGAAAGCGTTGTGTGGCTATGCTCCCGCCGACCAGGGGGAGGTGCTGGTCAATGGTGATGATTTCTACCGCAATTTTGCCGCCTATCGTTCAGTACTGGGATACGTTCCGCAAGACGACATCCTGCATCGCACGCTGGTTGTGCAGCGTGCTCTGGAATACGCCGCTCGCCTGCGGTTGCCGGCTGATACAACCGATCAGGAGATCGTAGCCCGGATTGAGCGGGTGCTCGATGATGTCGAGATGTCTGCTCATCGCGATAAATCTATCGAGGCGTTATCCGGCGGGCAACGGAAGCGGGTGAGCATCGGTGCCGAACTCCTTGCCGATCCCAGCCTCTTCTTTCTCGACGAACCGACCAGCGGTCTTGATCCCGGTCTGGAGAAGAAGATGATGTATACGCTGCGCCGCCTCGCCGACAGCGGACGTACAGTAGTGCTGGTGACGCATGCGACCGCGAATATTACCCAGTGTGATCACGTCATCTTCATGGCCGGCAATGGCCGGATGGTCTTCTTTGGGCCGCCGGCTGCTGCGCTGAACTTCTTCCAGATCACAAGTGGCGATTTTGCCGATATTTACACCAAGATTGAAGGCGTTGCCACTGCCGATCATCCGGTTGTTCGCCAGGATTTACGGGCAGAATACGAGGCATGGCAGGCGGCGCACCCGCAGGCTGCGTCACCACCGAGTCTGGCTGAATTGTGGGAGATGCGGTATCGGCAATCGGCGTTGTATCGGCAATATGTTGCAGAGCGGCTGGCTGCTACCCCCGCCGGCCCGCATGTTGAGAGTGGTCAAACGTCGCAAACGACTCAACGCATCTCGGCCTGGCGGCAGTTCGGGTTGCTGACCAGGCGCTACCTTGATTTAATGCTCCAGGATCGGCGTAACCTGCTCATCCTGTTGCTTCAGGCGCCTATCATCGCCTTACTCCTGTTGCTGGTTGCGCGTAGCGATGCACTAACCGGCGTGCAGGCCCAGGACCTGATCCAACGCGGTGAAGCGAAGAAAGTGCTCTTCATGCTGGCGACCGTGAGTGTCTGGTTTGGTATCATCAACGCGGCGCGCGAAATCACGAAGGAACAGGCGGTTTACCGGCGCGAGCGATTGGTCAATCTGCAGATAGGGCCATACCTGTTTTCAAAAGTTACTGTTCTGAGCCTGTTGATCCTGGTGCAGACCATCGTCTTGTTGGGCATGCTACTGTTCAAAGTCGCACTGCCCGGCGAAACCGGAATTTTGTTGCCACCACTGATTGAAACCTTCCTCACCCTGTTTCTCTCGTCAGGGGCGGGCATGGCACTCGGCCTGGCCATCAGTGCGGCATCGGCTACCCCTGATCGGGCTATCAGTCTGGTGCCGTTTGCCCTCATCCCCCAAATCCTCTTTGCCGGTCTGATCTTTGCTATCGAGGGATTGGCGACACCACTCTCATGGTTAACGATCAGTCGCTGGTCAATGGATGCCCTCGGCGCCAGCCTTGATCTGAACCGTCTCTGCGATCTGCCCAACACTGATGATCAGGGAAGTATTCCGGCAGGATGCACTCCTGGCTTCCTTGAAATCGAGGCTGCTTTTACTCACGACCCGCTACATTTGATTGGGCGGTGGGCGGCACTGCTCGGCTATGCCGGCATTTGTCTCCTGATAACCGCCTGGTTGCTACGACGCCGTGATCGTGTGATATAA
- a CDS encoding helix-turn-helix domain-containing protein produces MSLGQKIGRLRQERGLTLQEVSEGSGLTPSFLSRLERDKVNISVANLRKLAQFFSVQMTHFFEGEDDQQLGQVVRVADRVRLSLDDAPVQVFSLLPPNSDLDARLIEAYPGSSQQGFSSRGSQMVHVLAGHVRYTLGEEQYDLAPGDTLFFRDDTAYSWTNTGHSIATMLTVSTLNPRDER; encoded by the coding sequence ATGTCACTCGGACAAAAGATCGGTCGTCTGCGTCAAGAACGTGGTCTGACCCTCCAGGAGGTGTCAGAGGGATCGGGGCTAACTCCCTCGTTCCTGAGCCGTCTTGAACGTGATAAGGTTAATATTTCGGTGGCCAACCTGCGCAAACTGGCACAGTTTTTTAGTGTCCAGATGACGCATTTTTTCGAGGGAGAGGACGATCAACAGCTTGGCCAGGTAGTGCGAGTCGCTGACCGTGTTCGCCTCTCGCTCGATGATGCGCCGGTGCAGGTCTTTTCGTTGCTGCCACCCAACAGCGATCTCGATGCGCGCCTGATCGAAGCCTATCCTGGCAGCAGTCAGCAGGGGTTCTCATCACGTGGCAGTCAGATGGTGCATGTCCTGGCTGGTCATGTGCGGTATACTTTGGGTGAGGAGCAGTACGATCTCGCCCCCGGCGATACGCTCTTCTTTCGCGATGATACGGCGTATAGCTGGACGAATACCGGCCATTCGATTGCGACTATGCTAACGGTCAGTACTCTCAATCCACGTGATGAGCGCTGA
- a CDS encoding AI-2E family transporter produces MSILTPAFLRQAARWLLIGFSIYLIGWLLSAAGSAVTPFIFGGVLAYLFLPLVNFFNRWLPRWLAILTVYLLTFGAIVAAIAFVVPPLIAQITELIRALPDIATIQREANRLIDEYEQLLASLPPALQAEVQSAIASATAEGLSTLRANFVSYLQGVGQFLVNSVLSVVNTVTFLLGFFLVPFWLFYVLMDQRAGRAYLDRMIHPRLRADFWAMVTIIDHDLSGYLRGQLILGTSVGLAAWIGLTALNMAGMNIPYTVLLAVVAGVTELVPVIGPIIGAIPAILLGLADSPTTALAVTILYIAIQQLENHILVPRIIGESVGVHPAILMVVLVVCSQVFGLLGAILSAPLSAMARDLFLYLYGRLSDPPRPAGVLPERLRPFVTPIEVPQTPSPSPAQSPTSESSSARTAPLSDPSPTDAPSPPSAAGDQLS; encoded by the coding sequence ATGAGTATTCTGACCCCTGCGTTCCTCCGTCAGGCTGCCCGCTGGCTGCTGATTGGTTTTTCAATTTACCTCATCGGCTGGCTGCTGTCGGCGGCAGGGTCGGCAGTAACGCCATTTATTTTCGGTGGTGTACTGGCCTACCTCTTTTTGCCGCTGGTGAATTTCTTCAACCGGTGGCTGCCCCGCTGGCTGGCTATTTTGACGGTGTACCTGCTCACGTTTGGGGCAATTGTGGCTGCCATTGCCTTCGTCGTGCCGCCACTGATTGCTCAGATCACGGAGTTGATCCGTGCTCTCCCAGATATTGCCACGATCCAGCGTGAAGCCAACCGGTTGATCGATGAGTATGAGCAGTTACTTGCCAGCCTGCCCCCAGCATTGCAAGCGGAAGTGCAGAGTGCAATTGCTTCCGCAACCGCTGAAGGGCTAAGCACGCTACGGGCCAATTTTGTCAGTTATCTGCAGGGTGTTGGCCAGTTTTTGGTGAACAGTGTCCTTTCAGTGGTCAACACAGTTACCTTTTTGCTCGGTTTCTTCCTGGTTCCGTTCTGGCTTTTCTATGTGCTGATGGATCAACGAGCCGGGCGAGCCTACCTGGATCGGATGATTCACCCCCGTCTGCGTGCCGATTTTTGGGCCATGGTGACAATTATCGATCACGATCTGAGTGGCTATCTCCGTGGGCAGTTGATCCTCGGTACATCGGTTGGACTGGCGGCCTGGATCGGCCTTACGGCCTTGAATATGGCCGGGATGAATATTCCGTATACCGTGTTACTGGCAGTGGTTGCCGGCGTTACCGAACTGGTGCCGGTGATCGGGCCGATCATCGGTGCTATTCCGGCAATCTTGCTCGGTCTGGCCGATTCACCGACGACAGCGCTGGCCGTGACGATACTCTATATTGCGATTCAGCAGCTTGAAAACCATATCCTGGTTCCTCGTATCATTGGTGAGAGTGTGGGCGTGCATCCGGCGATTTTGATGGTTGTCCTGGTAGTGTGCTCGCAGGTGTTCGGGTTACTGGGAGCCATTCTTTCGGCACCGCTCAGCGCAATGGCGCGTGACCTCTTCCTGTATCTGTACGGTCGCCTGAGCGATCCGCCGCGCCCTGCCGGTGTGTTGCCTGAACGACTACGTCCGTTTGTCACCCCAATTGAGGTGCCGCAAACGCCTTCACCATCCCCGGCCCAATCGCCAACCTCTGAGTCGTCATCGGCGCGGACAGCGCCATTATCTGATCCATCACCTACCGACGCTCCGTCGCCGCCCTCGGCGGCTGGTGATCAGCTATCGTGA
- a CDS encoding HD domain-containing protein: protein MRSVHFSYYLAPFFGADQVTCVRAALLHDLDSRYGTLTTHGAIAARIAAELGEPEAVSAAIVSHMYPFGPRPTTREGWVLAVADKLASLADLSAFIGGLFSGRSLHIRRQLCRSDPFYASRRARRRHRQLISSLWRRLGRSGLSWWKLDGQTP, encoded by the coding sequence ATGCGCTCAGTGCATTTCTCATATTATCTGGCACCGTTCTTCGGTGCTGACCAGGTAACGTGCGTGCGGGCGGCACTGCTCCACGATCTCGACTCGCGCTACGGCACATTAACGACACACGGTGCTATTGCTGCCAGGATCGCTGCCGAGTTAGGCGAACCTGAAGCAGTCTCAGCAGCTATTGTGAGCCATATGTACCCCTTCGGCCCTCGTCCGACGACACGGGAAGGATGGGTGTTGGCGGTAGCCGATAAGCTTGCCTCACTGGCCGACTTGAGTGCATTTATCGGCGGCCTGTTCTCCGGGCGTAGCCTGCATATCCGGCGCCAGCTTTGTCGTAGTGATCCATTCTATGCTTCCCGCCGTGCCCGTCGCCGCCATCGACAGTTAATCAGCTCACTCTGGCGTCGGCTGGGACGCAGTGGTCTGTCGTGGTGGAAACTGGATGGGCAGACACCATAG
- a CDS encoding SDR family oxidoreductase codes for MKLKGRVAIITGASSGVGYAAARLFAREGATVVAAARRRDRLEHLVSMITSEGHHAFAIPTDITVSAQVQQLVDTTAQMFGRIDIVLNCAGNIEKIAPLEQFSDAEWQDVMNTNLNGVFYLMRAVVPYMKRQRSGTIVNLGSRVGKVGMANIAPFCAAKFALSGLSQALAQELRPYNVFVTTVYSGMINADIAPLNPAEELRKRLMTVDDVAQALLWVCTLPPSLRVDELPIMPRTIDL; via the coding sequence ATGAAGCTAAAGGGGCGCGTTGCGATTATTACTGGCGCTTCGAGTGGAGTCGGCTATGCTGCTGCCCGTCTCTTCGCCCGTGAGGGGGCGACCGTTGTCGCTGCTGCCCGGCGACGTGATCGATTGGAACATTTGGTCAGTATGATTACATCTGAGGGTCATCACGCCTTTGCAATTCCAACAGATATTACCGTTTCAGCTCAGGTTCAGCAACTGGTTGACACCACGGCCCAAATGTTTGGTCGCATCGATATTGTCTTGAACTGCGCCGGCAATATCGAGAAGATCGCGCCGCTCGAACAGTTTAGTGACGCCGAATGGCAAGATGTGATGAATACGAATCTCAACGGCGTCTTTTACCTCATGCGGGCAGTTGTTCCCTATATGAAGCGCCAGCGCAGCGGTACGATTGTCAATCTCGGTTCACGAGTTGGGAAGGTTGGGATGGCAAATATTGCACCGTTCTGTGCAGCGAAGTTTGCTCTATCGGGTCTGTCACAGGCGCTCGCTCAGGAGTTGCGTCCGTACAACGTCTTCGTAACGACCGTGTATTCTGGTATGATCAATGCCGATATTGCGCCGCTCAATCCTGCCGAAGAACTGCGCAAGCGATTGATGACTGTTGATGATGTCGCGCAGGCACTACTGTGGGTCTGTACCTTACCGCCAAGCCTGCGGGTTGATGAACTACCGATTATGCCACGGACAATTGATCTGTGA
- a CDS encoding class I SAM-dependent methyltransferase, with product MPDQASREWWEELFQVYEFAHYRQYADELTRREVDFLIDALGLRGVETVLDVACGGGRHSLALAARGWTVVGLDAAASVIAHAQAAATDQGLNVEFVTGDMRQLPYHERFDVVLLMNSSLGFFDDETNQAVLNGIARALVPGGKVLIQCLNPYQIERYLRDFRSGWYPVGSGFVLREARFDPRRATLVINYRYVDAGRGIDVTHPGDQIRLYGFPELTAMLRAAGLRPLSVFGDTTLPPVPFEEASIWQVVIAIRDRPVRKEAEDADRADR from the coding sequence ATGCCTGACCAGGCCTCTCGTGAATGGTGGGAAGAATTATTTCAGGTCTATGAGTTTGCCCACTATCGCCAATATGCCGATGAGTTGACCCGCCGCGAGGTTGATTTTTTGATTGATGCATTGGGATTGCGCGGTGTTGAAACCGTTCTCGATGTAGCCTGTGGTGGTGGACGGCATAGCCTGGCTCTGGCGGCGCGTGGCTGGACGGTGGTTGGGCTTGATGCTGCGGCATCGGTTATTGCTCATGCCCAGGCAGCGGCTACCGATCAGGGTTTAAATGTTGAGTTTGTGACCGGCGATATGCGGCAGTTGCCCTATCACGAGCGGTTTGATGTCGTCCTGCTGATGAATAGCAGTCTCGGTTTTTTCGATGATGAGACGAATCAGGCCGTGCTCAATGGGATAGCTCGTGCGCTCGTTCCCGGTGGGAAGGTGTTGATTCAGTGTCTTAATCCATATCAGATCGAACGCTACTTGCGCGATTTTCGCAGTGGCTGGTATCCGGTTGGCAGTGGGTTTGTGTTGCGTGAAGCCCGTTTCGATCCGCGACGGGCAACCCTCGTTATTAACTATCGCTATGTTGATGCCGGGCGTGGGATTGACGTTACCCATCCCGGCGACCAGATTCGCCTGTATGGCTTTCCTGAATTGACGGCCATGCTGCGGGCAGCCGGTTTACGTCCGCTGAGTGTATTTGGGGATACGACCTTGCCCCCGGTTCCGTTCGAGGAGGCAAGTATCTGGCAGGTGGTGATCGCAATCCGCGACCGACCGGTCAGGAAGGAGGCGGAGGATGCAGATCGCGCTGATCGGTGA
- a CDS encoding 1-phosphofructokinase family hexose kinase, with the protein MIHSSPFLIITPNPAVDRILITPGLRVGQEQRVHEVLVAAGGKGLNVGRALRALGVNATIRAPLGGITGQHVSHLAQKEGLALHGSVISNETRACTLIVDPSHQQVTVLNEKGPRLTGAEWQTFTAAIVDDPAPWNLICGSLPPGVEPTALAELIKEIRDQGRHVLVDTSGPALAAAVSAGPDVVKINSQELSHLTGIDLPDEMSVYRAAHALHRQGIARIVITLGAAGAIGIDANGAVRATPPAIPVHNPIGCGDSFFAGLTVALSRGHSLADAMRLATACGATDAQTLEPGRIDPATVATLAAQVRLGAY; encoded by the coding sequence ATGATCCATTCCTCGCCATTTCTCATCATTACCCCCAATCCAGCCGTTGATCGCATTCTGATCACACCCGGCTTGCGCGTTGGTCAGGAGCAGCGGGTACACGAGGTATTGGTTGCGGCTGGCGGTAAAGGGTTAAACGTTGGCCGGGCACTGCGTGCCCTTGGGGTCAATGCCACGATCCGGGCACCACTCGGAGGCATCACCGGGCAGCATGTCAGTCATCTGGCCCAGAAGGAAGGTTTGGCCCTTCACGGCAGCGTCATCAGCAATGAAACGCGTGCGTGCACCTTGATCGTCGATCCGTCACATCAGCAGGTTACGGTGTTAAATGAGAAGGGGCCACGGCTGACCGGTGCCGAATGGCAAACCTTTACAGCGGCAATTGTAGACGACCCGGCACCGTGGAATCTGATCTGCGGCAGCTTACCGCCAGGGGTTGAACCGACAGCGCTCGCGGAATTGATTAAAGAGATTCGTGATCAGGGACGGCACGTACTGGTCGATACGAGTGGGCCGGCACTGGCGGCAGCAGTCAGCGCCGGCCCGGATGTGGTGAAAATAAACAGCCAGGAACTCAGTCACTTGACCGGTATTGACTTACCAGATGAGATGAGTGTGTATCGAGCCGCCCATGCGCTTCATCGCCAGGGTATTGCCCGGATCGTCATCACCCTCGGTGCGGCAGGTGCTATCGGGATTGACGCGAATGGGGCGGTACGTGCCACACCGCCAGCCATCCCGGTACACAATCCGATTGGATGCGGCGATTCCTTCTTTGCCGGGTTAACCGTTGCCCTGAGCCGGGGACACTCTCTCGCCGATGCCATGCGCCTGGCTACCGCTTGCGGCGCTACCGACGCCCAGACACTGGAACCGGGAAGAATTGATCCAGCCACCGTCGCCACACTCGCTGCCCAGGTACGCCTCGGCGCGTACTAG
- a CDS encoding acyl-CoA dehydrogenase family protein, whose amino-acid sequence MDLTANYDMFLGPEHEMLRQTVRNFAEREVAPHIREWDRSGAAAEGPEDRPHLRPVLKRMGELGLLGICIPQRYGGAGMDYLALAVVCEELERVDSFLRVVMSVHTGLNSLSIFQWGTEEQKQRFLVPQARGEKLAAFCLTEPNSGTDAAAMQATARRDGEDYILNGEKIWISLADLADNFLVFAKTDPGAGPRGITAFIVERSMPGVSSYPIHGKLGVRAGNTGGVVFNDVRVPRSHRLGEEGEGFKIAMAALDNGRYTVAAGATGLIQASLEASIRYARERQTFGVPIAEHQLVKRMISHMVRKLDTSRLLVYRAGWMKNKGIRNTRETTLAKWHATVSSFEAADDAIQIHGAYGYADEYPVERYLRNARGAIIYEGTRELQELLQADFVMGYRKYPNLRCELPAYDPDFWESDG is encoded by the coding sequence ATGGATTTGACGGCAAATTATGACATGTTTCTCGGCCCCGAACACGAGATGTTGCGCCAGACGGTGCGCAACTTTGCCGAGCGCGAAGTCGCACCGCATATTCGCGAATGGGATCGGAGTGGCGCAGCGGCTGAGGGGCCAGAAGATCGGCCTCATCTACGTCCGGTGCTGAAGCGGATGGGTGAATTGGGGCTGTTGGGTATCTGTATTCCACAACGCTACGGTGGCGCCGGGATGGATTACCTGGCGCTGGCGGTAGTCTGTGAAGAGCTTGAGCGAGTCGACAGTTTCTTGCGGGTGGTCATGAGTGTCCACACCGGTCTGAATTCGCTCTCGATCTTCCAATGGGGAACGGAAGAGCAGAAACAGCGCTTCCTGGTGCCACAGGCGCGGGGTGAAAAGCTGGCCGCCTTCTGTCTCACCGAACCCAACAGCGGTACCGACGCTGCCGCTATGCAGGCGACCGCCCGCCGCGACGGCGAGGACTATATTCTCAACGGCGAGAAGATATGGATTAGTCTGGCCGATCTGGCCGATAACTTCCTGGTATTCGCAAAAACCGACCCCGGTGCCGGCCCGCGCGGGATCACAGCCTTTATCGTCGAGCGTTCGATGCCCGGTGTCAGCAGCTATCCCATTCACGGCAAACTGGGAGTACGCGCCGGTAATACCGGTGGTGTCGTCTTTAACGATGTTCGCGTGCCGCGCTCGCACCGGCTGGGCGAAGAGGGTGAAGGGTTCAAGATTGCAATGGCAGCGCTTGATAATGGCCGTTACACTGTAGCTGCCGGCGCTACCGGTCTGATCCAGGCCAGTCTCGAAGCCAGCATTCGTTACGCTCGCGAGCGGCAAACCTTTGGCGTACCCATTGCCGAGCACCAGCTCGTCAAGCGGATGATCAGCCATATGGTGCGCAAACTTGACACCTCACGTCTGCTGGTCTATCGAGCGGGATGGATGAAGAATAAGGGCATTCGCAACACCCGTGAAACGACACTGGCCAAGTGGCACGCGACGGTTAGCAGCTTTGAGGCTGCCGATGATGCCATTCAAATCCATGGCGCCTACGGCTACGCCGATGAATACCCGGTTGAGCGTTATCTGCGTAATGCACGCGGTGCTATCATCTACGAAGGTACCCGCGAACTACAAGAGTTGTTGCAGGCAGATTTCGTGATGGGGTATCGCAAGTATCCGAATTTGCGCTGTGAATTGCCGGCGTATGACCCCGATTTCTGGGAGAGCGACGGCTGA